Proteins encoded in a region of the Gammaproteobacteria bacterium genome:
- a CDS encoding amidohydrolase family protein, with protein MTRFIMRFSILAVSLTALLSCSGPPAYDLVIRNGTVVDGSGNARFEGDIAVAGGAIVAVGELGTVKGREELDATGLVVAPGFINIHSHAVPGDLPTAVNMLSQGVTSEIINADGGGPIDLGTQLNSLASGGLALNVGMMIGFNSVWREVVGLEERRPSASEIQAMQSLILSGLQSGAWGVSAGLDYVPGYYATTEEVIEILSPFSDWGVVFANHDRLTPESNFSSIAGMSETLAIGEASGLIPLITHMKVQGWEQGSAATILGRMATTSTSFTGGAVADVYPYLAGQIGLQSLIIPAWAQAGGREAMLARFSDPGQRQQIIEEAERAMQLRFGGYEGVYLLLSQLELSAAMQELGLDSPGETVIQLLEETGQAIIARFGLEADLIEIMQHPTASIACDCGASTSEQIHPRYWGSFPKVLGEFVREKGIMSLEQAVHKMTGLPAKTIGMTDRGLLRPGAIADITVFDPDRVSDHATYDNPVLMSEGIIYTLVNGGVAWRNGAATGASSGQVLRRDTPRSVNRLAVTGLTPEQ; from the coding sequence ATGACTAGATTTATCATGCGCTTTTCAATACTGGCTGTGTCGTTAACAGCTCTTCTGTCCTGTTCCGGGCCACCAGCCTACGACCTTGTTATCCGTAACGGGACTGTAGTTGATGGCAGTGGCAACGCCAGGTTCGAAGGGGATATCGCCGTCGCTGGCGGGGCAATTGTCGCCGTGGGCGAGCTTGGCACTGTCAAAGGCCGGGAAGAACTGGATGCAACGGGTCTGGTTGTGGCCCCCGGCTTCATCAATATCCACAGCCACGCCGTGCCCGGCGATCTGCCAACGGCGGTGAATATGCTCAGCCAGGGCGTGACTTCCGAGATCATCAATGCCGATGGCGGCGGGCCGATCGACCTGGGAACACAATTGAACTCGCTCGCCAGTGGTGGCCTTGCTCTCAACGTGGGGATGATGATTGGTTTCAACAGTGTGTGGCGTGAAGTGGTCGGGCTGGAGGAGAGAAGGCCGTCAGCATCAGAAATTCAAGCGATGCAGTCGCTCATACTGAGTGGTCTGCAGTCCGGTGCATGGGGTGTATCCGCGGGCCTCGATTACGTGCCGGGGTATTACGCAACCACAGAGGAAGTCATTGAAATTCTCTCTCCGTTTTCTGACTGGGGCGTGGTGTTTGCCAATCACGATCGCCTGACGCCCGAGAGCAATTTCAGTTCCATTGCCGGAATGAGTGAGACACTAGCGATCGGCGAAGCGAGCGGCTTAATACCGCTGATCACCCACATGAAGGTACAGGGTTGGGAGCAGGGCAGTGCAGCCACCATACTTGGGCGAATGGCCACCACCAGCACTTCGTTCACGGGCGGTGCGGTTGCCGATGTATACCCCTACCTGGCAGGCCAGATCGGATTACAATCGCTTATTATTCCAGCCTGGGCTCAGGCCGGCGGGCGGGAAGCCATGCTTGCCCGCTTCAGTGACCCCGGGCAGAGGCAGCAGATAATCGAGGAAGCCGAGCGCGCCATGCAGTTACGTTTCGGGGGCTACGAAGGTGTTTACCTGCTTCTTTCACAGCTGGAGCTCTCGGCGGCGATGCAGGAGTTGGGGTTAGATTCTCCTGGTGAGACAGTCATTCAATTACTGGAAGAAACTGGCCAGGCCATTATCGCCCGATTCGGGCTTGAGGCCGATCTGATCGAGATCATGCAACATCCCACGGCATCGATTGCCTGCGATTGCGGTGCGTCTACTTCCGAACAGATCCACCCTCGCTATTGGGGAAGCTTCCCCAAAGTCCTTGGTGAATTCGTGCGAGAAAAGGGCATTATGAGCCTGGAACAGGCGGTTCACAAGATGACCGGGTTACCTGCGAAGACGATAGGAATGACTGATCGCGGACTGTTAAGGCCGGGCGCAATCGCGGACATCACGGTGTTCGATCCTGACAGGGTTAGCGATCATGCTACCTATGACAATCCGGTACTCATGTCAGAAGGCATTATCTATACGCTGGTGAACGGCGGGGTCGCCTGGCGCAACGGTGCAGCCACGGGAGCAAGCTCCGGTCAGGTGCTGCGCCGGGATACACCACGGTCGGTCAACAGATTGGCTGTGACAGGATTAACCCCAGAACAGTAA
- a CDS encoding aspartate/glutamate racemase family protein: MKTIGLLGGMSWESTAGYYRAINQGVKEALGGLHSARIVMVSVDFQPLEEMQRAGDWDRITAVLVQAATQVERAGADFLLICTNTMHRVAPAIESAINIPLLHLADATAEEIVQAGIRRVGLLGTAFTMEQTFYKGRLQEKYGIEVIVPEAAARDRVHRVIYDELCLGRIEPQSRADYLRIIDQLAGQGAEAIILGCTEIGMLIGHSDTDVRLIDTTAVHARKAVELALA; encoded by the coding sequence TTGAAAACTATAGGTTTGCTTGGTGGTATGAGTTGGGAAAGCACGGCAGGTTACTACCGGGCGATCAACCAGGGAGTGAAGGAAGCACTGGGCGGCCTGCATTCAGCCCGGATTGTCATGGTGAGTGTGGATTTTCAGCCGCTGGAAGAAATGCAGCGCGCCGGGGACTGGGATCGCATTACGGCTGTCCTGGTTCAGGCGGCCACTCAGGTGGAACGGGCCGGCGCGGACTTCCTGCTGATCTGTACCAATACCATGCACAGGGTGGCGCCTGCCATCGAGTCTGCCATCAATATTCCTCTGCTGCATCTTGCCGATGCGACCGCCGAGGAAATTGTGCAGGCCGGTATCCGTCGGGTGGGCCTGCTGGGTACTGCCTTTACCATGGAACAGACCTTCTACAAGGGACGCCTGCAGGAAAAGTACGGGATCGAAGTGATCGTGCCGGAGGCAGCGGCCAGGGACCGGGTCCATCGGGTAATTTACGATGAACTCTGTCTCGGCAGGATCGAACCGCAGTCCCGCGCTGACTACCTCCGTATCATCGATCAGCTTGCCGGGCAGGGGGCTGAGGCGATTATTCTCGGCTGCACTGAAATAGGCATGCTGATCGGTCATAGCGATACCGATGTCAGGCTTATAGATACCACGGCGGTGCATGCCCGCAAGGCGGTGGAGTTGGCTCTTGCATAG
- a CDS encoding isoprenylcysteine carboxylmethyltransferase family protein, with translation MADNQELQNHLPGQQTEHSTGGDRRGPGVRVPPPLVFLGFLAAGLGLQLIWPWGITDSLLLLYGGVTLCALAIIGLLGTGLMFHRHKTSIEPWKPTTRVLDHGPYAYSRNPIYVAFCFLAIGIGLSQNSLWMTLSFIPSVFVVFHTAIAKEEKYLEKKFGEEYRRYKEKVRRWL, from the coding sequence ATGGCAGACAATCAAGAACTACAGAACCACTTGCCTGGCCAGCAGACTGAACATTCTACCGGCGGGGACCGCAGGGGACCCGGAGTCCGGGTACCGCCGCCACTGGTGTTTCTGGGATTCCTGGCAGCAGGGCTGGGGTTGCAATTGATCTGGCCATGGGGGATCACAGATTCGCTGCTGCTGTTGTATGGAGGCGTCACGCTTTGTGCTCTGGCCATTATCGGGCTGCTCGGAACCGGCCTCATGTTCCACCGGCATAAAACCAGTATCGAGCCCTGGAAACCCACCACGCGCGTGCTGGATCACGGCCCCTATGCGTATTCCCGAAACCCGATCTATGTCGCCTTCTGCTTCCTTGCAATCGGCATCGGGTTGTCTCAGAACAGCCTGTGGATGACCCTGAGCTTTATTCCGTCGGTTTTCGTGGTATTCCATACCGCCATAGCCAAAGAGGAAAAATACCTGGAGAAAAAATTTGGGGAAGAGTATCGTCGATACAAAGAAAAAGTAAGGCGCTGGCTTTAG
- a CDS encoding FAD-binding oxidoreductase, producing MKADFDFLVVGAGIAGTSVAAELAGSARVAILEREERPGYHATGRSAAFFAASYGSDVVRGISAASEHFFRNPPDGFSEVPLLRPRDSLFIARADQWSALQQMRGEIPSLQALSSDQACRQVPILNRGYVEGALRDGNCGDLDVDAILQGYLRQFRDRGGQLKCNTQLESLHFDGQLWMLRCGDGFISAPVVVNAAGAWAGKVGELAGISGLGLQPMQRTAVLIDPNKSANQGEKLDVADWPLVVDIDEHFYFKPDAGLLLISPADESPRGPCDAQPEELDIAIAIDRFQKATQINVQRVEHSWAGLRTFSPDRNFIVGFDPRITGFFWLAGQGGYGVQSAPGLSQLTNSLLTGATLSADFSPVLSFREEVAPDRFL from the coding sequence ATGAAGGCAGATTTTGATTTTCTGGTTGTAGGGGCTGGTATCGCTGGCACTTCGGTCGCAGCAGAACTGGCAGGCAGCGCCCGGGTTGCCATTCTGGAGAGGGAAGAGAGACCCGGATACCATGCTACCGGGCGCTCGGCTGCCTTTTTTGCGGCTTCCTATGGCAGCGATGTGGTTCGCGGCATCTCTGCGGCCAGTGAACATTTCTTTCGAAATCCGCCTGACGGATTTTCCGAAGTGCCACTGTTGCGACCGAGAGATTCGCTGTTTATCGCAAGGGCAGACCAGTGGTCTGCGCTGCAGCAAATGCGCGGGGAAATACCATCCCTGCAGGCACTTTCGTCGGATCAGGCCTGCCGTCAGGTGCCTATTCTCAATCGGGGTTATGTAGAGGGTGCTCTGCGAGACGGTAACTGCGGCGACCTTGACGTTGACGCCATCCTGCAGGGTTACCTGCGCCAGTTCAGAGACCGGGGAGGACAATTGAAGTGCAACACTCAGTTGGAGTCGCTTCATTTCGACGGTCAGCTCTGGATGCTACGCTGCGGTGACGGCTTCATTTCAGCACCAGTCGTCGTGAATGCGGCCGGCGCCTGGGCGGGAAAGGTGGGTGAGCTGGCAGGAATTTCCGGGCTGGGGCTGCAACCGATGCAGCGCACTGCGGTTCTGATTGATCCCAATAAATCTGCCAACCAGGGCGAGAAGCTCGATGTTGCTGACTGGCCTCTCGTGGTTGATATTGATGAACACTTTTACTTCAAACCCGATGCAGGTCTGCTGTTGATCTCTCCAGCCGACGAATCGCCACGCGGGCCCTGTGATGCACAACCGGAGGAACTGGATATTGCGATTGCCATAGACCGCTTCCAGAAGGCCACTCAGATTAACGTCCAGCGGGTCGAGCATAGCTGGGCTGGATTACGGACTTTCTCTCCTGACAGAAATTTCATCGTTGGCTTCGATCCGCGTATTACCGGCTTCTTCTGGCTGGCTGGCCAGGGTGGCTATGGTGTGCAGAGCGCACCCGGGCTGTCGCAACTGACAAACTCGCTGCTCACCGGAGCTACATTGTCGGCTGATTTTTCACCGGTATTGAGCTTTAGAGAGGAAGTGGCCCCCGACCGGTTTCTGTAA
- a CDS encoding LemA family protein, translating to MFVFALILIVLLAASAWIYNRLVRDRNRVLAAWSDIDVQLKRRYDLVPKLVDAVKAYAAYEKATLEAVTQMRAKSEGASHLPDKAVIEKAMERTVERLLLVAEAYPELKADQNFQQLQEQLTEVEDHIQYARRYYNGAVRLLNTRIQSVPHLLLARPLGFEPAEYFAIENSGERQAPRAELS from the coding sequence ATGTTTGTTTTCGCGCTTATCCTGATTGTACTGCTCGCCGCTTCGGCGTGGATCTACAATCGCCTGGTTCGGGATCGCAATCGGGTGCTGGCCGCCTGGAGCGATATCGACGTACAACTCAAGCGACGCTACGACCTGGTGCCGAAGCTGGTCGACGCGGTCAAGGCCTACGCGGCTTACGAAAAGGCTACCCTGGAGGCCGTTACGCAGATGCGGGCCAAGAGTGAAGGGGCCAGTCACCTGCCGGACAAGGCGGTAATCGAGAAGGCCATGGAGAGAACCGTTGAGCGATTGTTGCTGGTGGCCGAAGCCTATCCGGAGCTGAAGGCTGATCAGAACTTCCAGCAGCTGCAGGAACAGCTTACTGAAGTCGAGGATCACATCCAGTATGCACGGCGTTATTACAACGGTGCTGTGCGGCTGCTGAACACCCGTATTCAGTCCGTTCCCCACCTGCTGCTGGCTCGCCCGCTGGGCTTCGAGCCGGCTGAATATTTCGCCATTGAGAATAGTGGAGAACGTCAAGCGCCTCGGGCGGAGCTCAGTTAA
- a CDS encoding dienelactone hydrolase family protein, translated as MCDEITQKDADEFMKRRGVSRRKFNKMSATAALAAMLPPVANAQPVSGRDVEITTPDGVADCYFVYPSLGAHAAVLVWPDILGLRPAFREMGKRLARSGYAVLVVNPFYRDARSPVVKMGASFSDTPTRNIVLPMARNLNADTHFTDARAFIGWLDQQPEVDTSRGVGTTGYCMGGPMVMRTAAAVPDRVKAGGTFHGGGLATDAPDSPHLLIPNTTAAMLHAVAENDDANDPDAKFILREAYGAARIPAEVEVYEGTLHGWCAIDSQVYHQEQAERAWSRLLALFDDALA; from the coding sequence ATGTGTGACGAAATCACCCAGAAAGATGCTGATGAATTCATGAAACGCCGGGGCGTTTCCCGCCGCAAGTTTAACAAGATGTCCGCCACCGCCGCGCTGGCGGCGATGCTGCCACCGGTAGCCAATGCCCAGCCGGTTTCGGGCCGGGACGTGGAAATCACCACGCCGGACGGGGTGGCGGACTGCTACTTCGTCTACCCCTCCCTGGGGGCGCACGCGGCAGTGCTGGTATGGCCCGACATTCTGGGTCTGCGACCGGCTTTTCGTGAAATGGGCAAGCGCCTGGCCCGGTCCGGCTATGCGGTCCTGGTTGTAAACCCGTTCTACCGGGATGCCCGTTCGCCGGTGGTTAAAATGGGCGCCAGCTTCAGCGATACCCCAACCCGGAACATCGTGCTGCCCATGGCGCGCAATCTCAACGCCGACACCCATTTCACCGATGCCCGGGCCTTCATTGGCTGGCTGGATCAGCAGCCTGAGGTGGACACCAGCCGCGGCGTTGGCACTACCGGCTACTGCATGGGTGGCCCGATGGTCATGCGTACCGCCGCAGCGGTGCCGGATCGCGTCAAGGCGGGCGGCACTTTCCATGGCGGTGGTCTGGCCACCGATGCGCCGGACAGCCCTCACCTGCTAATCCCGAACACCACGGCGGCTATGCTGCACGCGGTCGCAGAAAATGATGATGCCAACGACCCGGACGCCAAATTCATCCTGCGTGAAGCTTATGGTGCAGCCAGAATTCCGGCCGAGGTGGAAGTCTACGAAGGCACTCTGCACGGCTGGTGTGCCATCGACTCGCAGGTCTATCACCAGGAGCAGGCCGAGCGGGCCTGGAGCCGACTGCTGGCGCTGTTTGACGACGCGCTGGCCTGA
- a CDS encoding serine hydrolase domain-containing protein: protein MRKLFPCFLTVALLPTALLPHFLQAQPSDLEALVDSIAREHVGTRIAGLSVGVIRGDEMLLNKSYGHANLQWQVPMPLDAVHEIGSITKQFTTVAILQLSGQERLNLDADIHEYLPDFDTQGRQISIRRLMDHTSGIKGFTEMAEFREISQRKLPREVLLRLIEKQAYEFEPGAAMIYNNSAYFLLGLIIETVSGQPFEQYVQKHLFDVVGMPDSSYCSNEELVLNKAEGYQYTPGGLTLARYHDHTWPYAAGSLCSTVSDLLAWNQALHKGELLSPELYATLITPVPLDDGTPVRYAMGLVHYEHPTGRIIEHGGGIDGFLSHSRYYPDEDLTVVVLQNTGGPPGPAAITNQIGEELFGTRELYRAQSLPEDTSAFAGTFRGPARGAIYTVTTAVVDGQLTAVVQAGDTARPSESLTFIGDNVFALNDTRYIFDTRGGEPILRIDSPASHYVLRAVDD from the coding sequence ATGAGAAAACTGTTCCCCTGCTTTTTGACGGTCGCGCTACTTCCAACCGCGCTATTACCCCATTTTTTACAAGCCCAGCCTTCAGATCTGGAGGCATTGGTGGACTCCATTGCGAGAGAACACGTGGGCACCCGAATAGCTGGCCTCAGCGTTGGCGTCATCCGCGGTGATGAGATGCTGCTCAACAAGAGCTATGGTCATGCCAACCTGCAATGGCAGGTGCCGATGCCACTGGATGCGGTGCATGAGATCGGTTCAATTACCAAGCAGTTCACAACGGTCGCCATACTGCAGCTCTCTGGGCAGGAAAGGCTGAATCTGGACGCGGACATACACGAGTATCTCCCTGATTTCGACACGCAGGGCCGACAGATATCGATCAGAAGGCTGATGGATCACACTTCGGGCATCAAGGGTTTTACCGAGATGGCAGAATTCAGGGAGATCAGTCAGCGCAAACTGCCCCGGGAAGTCCTGTTGCGCCTGATCGAGAAGCAAGCTTACGAGTTTGAACCGGGCGCAGCGATGATTTACAACAACTCAGCCTATTTCCTGCTGGGTCTGATTATCGAGACGGTGTCCGGTCAGCCATTTGAACAGTATGTTCAGAAACATCTGTTCGATGTGGTGGGTATGCCAGACAGCTCCTACTGCAGCAATGAAGAGCTGGTGTTAAACAAGGCGGAGGGTTATCAGTACACGCCGGGGGGACTTACCCTTGCCAGATACCATGATCACACCTGGCCCTATGCGGCGGGATCACTCTGCTCTACCGTCTCGGATCTGTTGGCCTGGAATCAGGCTCTGCATAAAGGTGAGCTCCTCTCTCCGGAGCTTTACGCTACGCTGATTACCCCGGTGCCGCTGGACGACGGTACGCCAGTGCGCTATGCCATGGGGCTCGTACATTACGAGCACCCTACCGGCAGAATCATTGAGCATGGCGGGGGGATCGATGGATTTCTCTCCCATTCCCGTTACTACCCTGATGAAGACCTGACTGTTGTTGTGCTGCAGAATACCGGAGGCCCGCCAGGCCCGGCCGCCATAACCAATCAGATCGGAGAAGAACTGTTTGGGACAAGGGAGTTATACCGTGCACAATCCCTGCCCGAAGATACCTCAGCCTTTGCAGGAACGTTTCGCGGGCCGGCGCGTGGCGCGATCTATACGGTCACCACAGCCGTGGTGGACGGCCAGCTCACCGCAGTGGTGCAGGCGGGAGACACTGCACGGCCATCAGAATCCCTGACCTTTATTGGAGACAACGTGTTCGCCCTGAACGATACCCGATACATTTTTGATACCAGAGGGGGAGAACCAATTCTGCGGATCGATTCCCCCGCTAGCCACTACGTACTCAGGGCTGTCGATGACTAG
- a CDS encoding DUF2207 domain-containing protein produces MGFYCQKAKILLAVLLCAGAAVSVAQERILSYDSVISIAVDGSMTVEEDIRVRAEGNRIRRGIFRDFPTRYRDRLGNRVVVKFDILSVQRDGQSEHWVSERLSNGVRVRIGEADTFLSPGEYRYTLRYRTDRQLGFFQDYDELYWNVTGVGWEFAIDAASARIRLPGNVAAGDIRMEGYTGREGESGLDYEVGVFDGGARIQTTRVLAPQEGLTLAMSWPKGVVQQPTPLQQFGFLLEDNLGLLLALLNFLLTGAYLLLMWGRYGRDPEAGVIFPRYEPPAGYSPASARYITRMGYDDRALSAAIINLAVKQHLKIVSAGNDYVLEKLDSQTALAAGEKQLLRELFAEGRVVELERENHRLISRARTAHARALRRDYQGIYFRKNTALILPCILLLALMLVSVGVFAFFSPAVVALAVLTVMLLAVFAWLLRAPTPKGRLLLDNLAGFKQYLEVAEKDDLDLRHPPQLTPQLFERYLPFAIALGVEQPWAERFSAVFASLDAQQGQVYQPAWYRGHFSTHDLAGFSGNLGKGFTAAIASAATPPGSSSGSGGGGFSGGGGGGGGGGGW; encoded by the coding sequence ATGGGTTTTTACTGCCAGAAGGCAAAAATTCTGCTGGCGGTGCTGCTTTGCGCTGGCGCCGCAGTAAGCGTGGCCCAGGAGCGGATACTGTCCTACGACAGCGTGATCAGCATTGCAGTTGATGGTTCTATGACCGTGGAAGAAGACATCAGGGTCCGGGCCGAAGGGAACAGGATAAGGCGCGGCATTTTTCGTGATTTTCCAACCCGCTACCGGGACCGCCTCGGCAATCGCGTGGTGGTGAAGTTTGACATTCTGAGCGTTCAGCGTGATGGGCAGTCTGAGCACTGGGTCAGCGAGCGTCTATCCAACGGCGTCCGAGTCCGTATCGGAGAGGCAGATACCTTTCTGTCACCGGGCGAATACAGATATACCCTTCGGTACAGAACAGACCGGCAACTGGGGTTTTTTCAGGATTACGATGAGCTGTACTGGAACGTAACCGGTGTTGGCTGGGAGTTTGCGATCGATGCGGCCAGTGCCCGGATCAGGTTGCCGGGAAATGTCGCGGCCGGAGACATCCGCATGGAAGGTTATACCGGTCGCGAGGGCGAATCCGGTCTGGATTATGAGGTCGGGGTTTTTGACGGTGGAGCGCGGATTCAGACCACCCGGGTGCTGGCGCCACAGGAGGGCCTCACACTGGCAATGAGCTGGCCCAAGGGCGTGGTTCAACAACCCACGCCCTTGCAACAGTTCGGTTTTCTGCTCGAAGACAATCTGGGTCTGCTGCTGGCCTTGCTGAACTTTCTGCTTACAGGGGCGTACCTGCTGCTGATGTGGGGCCGGTACGGACGCGACCCGGAAGCAGGCGTCATTTTCCCTCGTTACGAACCCCCGGCCGGCTATTCCCCGGCCTCGGCCCGTTACATTACCAGAATGGGTTACGATGACCGTGCGCTGTCTGCGGCGATCATCAACCTGGCCGTAAAACAACATCTGAAGATTGTCAGCGCCGGTAATGACTACGTACTGGAGAAACTGGACTCGCAGACAGCGCTGGCGGCGGGTGAAAAGCAACTGTTGCGCGAGCTGTTTGCTGAAGGGCGGGTGGTAGAACTGGAAAGAGAAAACCACCGGCTCATTTCCCGCGCCAGAACCGCCCATGCCAGGGCCCTGCGCAGGGACTATCAGGGCATTTACTTCAGGAAAAATACCGCCCTGATTCTGCCCTGCATCCTGCTGCTGGCGCTGATGCTGGTGAGTGTTGGCGTGTTTGCTTTTTTTTCGCCGGCCGTTGTAGCGCTGGCCGTGCTGACGGTTATGCTGCTGGCTGTGTTTGCCTGGCTGCTCAGAGCGCCAACGCCTAAAGGAAGACTGCTGCTGGACAACCTGGCAGGGTTCAAACAGTATCTCGAAGTGGCGGAAAAAGACGATCTTGATCTCAGGCATCCTCCTCAGCTGACACCGCAGCTGTTCGAGCGCTATCTGCCTTTCGCCATCGCCCTGGGTGTCGAACAGCCGTGGGCTGAACGATTCAGTGCAGTGTTTGCCAGCCTTGACGCACAGCAGGGGCAGGTCTATCAACCGGCCTGGTACCGCGGGCACTTCAGCACCCATGACCTGGCGGGTTTCAGTGGTAATCTGGGGAAGGGGTTTACCGCAGCGATTGCCTCGGCGGCCACTCCGCCGGGTTCCAGTTCCGGCTCTGGCGGCGGTGGATTCTCCGGGGGTGGCGGTGGAGGCGGTGGGGGTGGTGGCTGGTAG
- a CDS encoding GNAT family N-acetyltransferase, translating to MNIEIRPAGDNDGDFLYRVKHEALGPLIESRWGWHEEYQRGLHEKDWQEKPWSVIYADGAAIGTVSVDRREKAVRLGAFYLLPEHQNQGIGSQVLDRILYSCDKDQRDCVVSLLIGNRACSLFKRHGFREIDSDGAHTRLLRNWRYP from the coding sequence ATGAATATAGAAATTCGTCCCGCAGGGGACAATGACGGAGATTTCCTCTATCGTGTCAAGCATGAGGCCCTGGGCCCCCTGATCGAATCCAGATGGGGCTGGCACGAGGAATACCAGCGGGGCCTGCACGAGAAGGACTGGCAGGAAAAGCCCTGGTCTGTCATCTACGCCGATGGCGCTGCCATTGGCACGGTGTCAGTGGACCGGCGGGAGAAAGCAGTACGATTGGGCGCTTTCTACCTGCTTCCCGAGCACCAGAATCAAGGTATCGGATCCCAGGTGCTGGACAGAATCCTTTACAGCTGCGACAAAGACCAACGCGACTGTGTGGTCAGCCTGCTGATCGGCAACAGGGCCTGCTCGCTGTTCAAACGCCATGGGTTCCGGGAAATAGACAGTGACGGGGCCCATACCAGGCTGCTGCGCAACTGGCGCTATCCCTGA
- a CDS encoding aldo/keto reductase: MKKLVCDNGYGLPALGLGTWKSEPGEVYAAVREAVRLGYRHIDCAAIYGNEAEIGKALADAMAGGDVQRSELWITSKLWNDSHRKEDVQPALEKTLGDLQLDYLDLYLMHWPIAFRKGVSFPHGREEFHTLNEVPLPETWSAMESCVDLGLTRHIGTSNFSVTKLQTLLGGCRIRPSVNQVELHPLLTQQKLKKFCDSNRILLTAYSPLGSRDRNPAFKAKDEPDLLAIDVIAEIAAARGITPAQVLLAWAVNRGTSVIPKSVNPQRLKSNLEAAAITLDDAEMARIDGLDRHYRYVTGSFFAGRHSPYTIGGIWDE, translated from the coding sequence ATGAAAAAATTGGTTTGTGATAACGGGTACGGTTTGCCGGCGCTGGGCCTGGGCACCTGGAAATCGGAACCCGGTGAGGTCTACGCGGCGGTTCGCGAAGCTGTTCGCCTCGGTTATCGGCATATTGATTGTGCAGCCATCTACGGCAATGAGGCCGAGATAGGCAAGGCCCTGGCAGATGCCATGGCGGGCGGCGACGTGCAGCGTTCCGAGTTATGGATAACCTCCAAATTATGGAATGACTCACATAGAAAAGAAGACGTACAGCCGGCCCTGGAGAAAACCCTCGGGGATCTGCAGCTGGATTACCTCGATCTTTATCTGATGCACTGGCCGATTGCTTTCCGCAAAGGGGTGAGTTTTCCTCACGGGCGTGAAGAATTTCATACCCTGAATGAAGTTCCTCTCCCCGAAACCTGGAGCGCCATGGAATCCTGTGTCGACCTCGGACTGACCCGCCATATCGGGACTTCCAATTTCAGCGTCACCAAGCTGCAGACACTGCTCGGCGGGTGTCGCATTCGTCCCAGTGTCAATCAGGTCGAGCTGCACCCGCTCCTGACCCAGCAGAAGCTGAAGAAATTCTGCGACAGCAACCGGATTCTGTTGACCGCCTATTCCCCCCTGGGGTCCCGGGACCGGAACCCGGCCTTCAAGGCCAAGGATGAGCCCGACCTGCTGGCCATCGATGTGATAGCGGAAATAGCGGCCGCCCGTGGGATCACACCGGCACAGGTACTGCTGGCCTGGGCGGTGAACCGGGGTACTTCCGTGATCCCCAAGTCGGTCAATCCGCAGCGCCTGAAGAGTAATCTGGAGGCCGCGGCAATCACGCTGGACGACGCGGAGATGGCACGTATCGACGGGCTGGATCGCCACTACCGCTATGTGACCGGCTCTTTCTTTGCAGGCAGGCACAGTCCCTATACCATAGGGGGGATCTGGGACGAGTAA